The Shewanella sp. MTB7 genome includes a window with the following:
- the rsgA gene encoding small ribosomal subunit biogenesis GTPase RsgA → MSKKKPLSQGQRRRMRANQEKRLQRQDSGNSSPDLQDSSLGPEQLGTVISRFGQHADIETISGQVVRCNMRRNIQSLVTGDKVIARLSQDTETGIAGVVEAVHPRHSSLSRPDMYDGIKIIAANIDQILIVSSIVPSFTTQIIDRYLVAAEDTGINPVIILNKIDLISSEEQDSIEAALQRYRDIGYQVLKVSSKTGEGVDEIKALLDEKVSVFVGQSGVGKSSLINSMMPDAELLIGDVSENSGLGQHTTTTAKLLHFASGGDLIDSPGVREFALWHLPAERVGWCFIEFRDYLGTCKFRDCKHKNDPGCAITQAFNEGLIAEDRYNNYHKIIGSLDEQRHARHFRADTEE, encoded by the coding sequence GTGAGTAAAAAGAAACCCCTAAGTCAAGGTCAGCGACGCCGTATGCGAGCCAATCAAGAAAAAAGACTGCAACGGCAAGATTCAGGTAATAGTAGCCCTGATTTACAGGATAGTTCACTTGGGCCAGAACAGCTCGGAACTGTTATATCCCGTTTTGGTCAACATGCCGATATAGAGACTATATCTGGTCAGGTTGTACGCTGCAATATGCGCCGAAATATCCAAAGTCTAGTCACTGGCGATAAAGTTATTGCTAGGCTGTCTCAGGATACTGAAACGGGAATAGCTGGGGTCGTAGAAGCCGTTCACCCCCGTCATTCCTCACTTTCTCGCCCTGATATGTATGACGGCATTAAGATCATTGCAGCCAATATTGACCAGATATTAATAGTATCTTCGATTGTACCCAGCTTCACAACTCAAATAATTGATCGCTATCTGGTCGCTGCTGAAGATACTGGAATTAATCCTGTAATTATTTTAAATAAAATCGATCTAATTTCATCTGAAGAACAAGATTCTATTGAAGCCGCCCTCCAACGATATCGTGATATTGGTTACCAAGTGTTGAAGGTTAGCAGTAAAACTGGCGAAGGTGTTGATGAGATAAAGGCACTACTCGATGAGAAAGTTAGCGTATTTGTCGGTCAATCGGGTGTAGGTAAATCTTCACTCATTAATTCTATGATGCCCGACGCAGAGCTTCTTATTGGTGATGTTTCCGAAAACTCAGGTCTAGGACAACATACAACAACGACTGCAAAACTGCTTCACTTTGCAAGTGGTGGAGATCTTATTGACTCACCAGGTGTTCGTGAATTTGCTTTATGGCACCTTCCAGCCGAGAGAGTAGGTTGGTGTTTTATTGAATTTAGAGATTATCTAGGCACATGTAAATTCAGAGATTGCAAACATAAAAACGATCCTGGGTGTGCCATCACCCAAGCCTTTAATGAAGGTCTGATTGCCGAAGATAGATATAACAATTATCACAAAATCATCGGTAGCTTGGATGAACAGCGTCATGCTCGACACTTTAGAGCTGACACAGAAGAATAA